The Arvicola amphibius chromosome 4, mArvAmp1.2, whole genome shotgun sequence genome includes the window CTAACCTATTTTGGACTCTCTGGTTCCTCTGGAACCAGAAGCAGAGCGGGCTCTGTGGCAGAGGTGGTGTTACGTGGTGGGTGTTTGGAATGGTGGTCTAGAATCAAGGGCAGGATTTGGGCTACAAGTGTCTGGACCTCAGAGGAAACAGACGTGAGGATCCAAGCAGGTCACGGCGGCTGGAGTGAGCAGGACCCTTCTCTAATCCTTTGGACGCTAGGTTGGCTTAGAGGAGCAGAAGCCGTATCTCTTGCCCTCCTGTTTTCCAGGCTGTTTCGCCATCCAAGGCCCAGCGTGGGTGAGAGGCCCAGAGAAGGGGTCAGTGACCATTCAGTGTCTCTACAGCTCCAGATGGCAAGCCTACAACAAGTGGTGGTGTCGAGGAGCAAACTGGAAGACTTGCAGGGTCCTCATTCGAACCACGGGAtcggagaaagaaaggaagagtggcCGGTTGTCCATCAGGGACAACTGGAAAGAGAACGTGCTCCTGGTTACCATGGAGATGCTCAGGCAAAATGACACAGACACTTACTGGTGTGGCATTGAAAAATTTGGAACTGACCGTGGGACCAGAGTTAAAGTGACCGTTTACCCAGGTAAGCATTGGCCTGTGGGTTACCGCAAAGTTCTGGCGCTTGGGGCtaaaaagactaaaaagaaagaactgggagtctaaaggacagacagacagacagacagacagacagatgggacaGGGCAGTGACAGAAATAAGGAAGAATAACAGCCCAACACTTTTATCAATGCTAGCTCCTGAGTCCTGACTGGCAGATGTTGGTGTGGGGCTGGGGCTTAGACGTCTCTCTGGGAGCCACGGCCGAGCCCTGCTACCCTGCATCCTGGAGCTACACAGCCCTGGAAACGCACATTCTTCCCCTGGAGCCTTGAGTAGGCCTTGGATGCCTGAAGAAGCCCTCAGCACTGCAGGCTGAGAAATTTCTAGTTTTCTAAAACTTGTACCCTTGTCCTGTCATTACATGGGACAGTGGGGGCGAACTAAGGCATCGTTGGGGAGGGCTGCAGGGTTGAAGGCCAGGCCTGGCCAAACCACAGTGACTCTGGGCACTTTGGAGGGACTGAACTTTCCGGGTGACCACTCCTGCTTTTTCTGACTACAGAAGACTAAGCATGGGATAAGGAAGACCCAGGAGGCTTGCAAGTGTAAAGTAGATGCTTTAAATGGAGGCTTTGGTTACTAAATCAAAATCAGAGATGTCCCTGGTTCTCCTggcttcttcctgcctcatcctcattGAGGGATTCCAGGGTCTTCTGTTGGTACCCAAAAGGCAGccctcccccacttccacccGACTAGTCATGCTCAGACCTTCCTCATCCTGGCGGACACGCTGGCTCCTGAGAAGGCAGCAGGCAAACACAGCATTGGCACTGAAGTTAGCCCACGGAGTGACAGGGCTGAAACCAATGAGAGAGATACGGAAGTTGCCCCCTAGGGAATGTGAGGTGCAGAAAGAGTCACCCCCAAAAAGATTTCCCCAGGGATACCGCTCAGGGGAAGCTGAGCTGATCTGTGGAGACAGAGAGTGTATTGAATAAGACATGTAGGCAAAAGACAGAGTAGCCAAAGAATGTGCCCCATGCTGAGCTTGAAGTGTCCAGGGGGACGGGGAACACCAGCCTATATGGTGACTGTGGCCTCTTGGAGGACTGCAAGGACTGGagctccccagaattctcctcagCTTCCAAGTGTTATTAAAACCCAGAACCTTTGCAAGAAGGGTTTGCTGGGTCAAGAGCTAGCTCAAAGGACTAGCCAGAAATGCTCATGCCCAGCTGGGCTCAGGAATCCCTAACCCAGCCACCCACTACAAGCCGCCTGTAGTTTCCTCTCTGTGACATTTCCTTCCTCAGAGCCATTCATGATTTAGCTAGCATGTGCCTTCTTGCTCAGCAACCTTCTGTCACTCACCACCCTGGCCACTAGGGACTTGTTTCTGAGATCATGGGTCCTTGAGCCTTACTCGGACACTGTCTGAATGGAAAGGAACAGAGGTTCATCCCCCCAGCcaaaacaaatggaaagaaactgtGGGTGTCTCCTCCTCCAGAACTAACTACAGTCTTTCTCCTCCTTGATTTCCATATCTCCCTGTCATATATCCTATTAATAAAATGATGAAGGAAATGACTGTATGGGGAATCTGACAGTTCAGTAGAAGCCAAAGGACTGTATCAGAGGGATGGGGCTTCCTAATCCAGGGGAAGAAAGGTCTCCTgatgtgctggatagttttatgtcaattcgGTACAAGCCAGAGTCACTGGAGGAGGTGGAGCCTCCATAGAGAAAATGTCTCCGaaagatcaggctgcaggcaagcctgtagggctttttcttaattagtgattgatgtgggaggattcagcccattgtgggcagtgccacccctggactggtggttctgggttctacaagaaggcaggatgaggagctggagaggtggctcagcaattaagagcaatggttgctctttcagatgacctaggttcaattcccaaggcccacatatggcagctcacaattgtctgtgactctagttcccacacagacatatatgcaggcaaaacaccaatgcacagaaaatttttaaaagaagaaaagaataaagaaaaatcatttaagaaagaaaggaagtaaaaataagaaagggaagaaggaagaaaaaggaaggaatgaaggaaggaagaaagaaagaaagaaagaaagaaagaaagaaagaaagaaagaaagaaagaaagaaagaaagaaattaggctgagtaagccatggggagcaagccagcaagcagcactatccatggcccctgcatcagctcctgcctccaggttcctgccctgcttctgagtttctgtccttctttcctccagtgatggactaGGACGTggcagtgtaagccaaataaaccttttccttcccaacttgtttttgtcatggtgtttcatcgcagcaataatAACCCTGACTAAGGCACCCAGTGAGGGCTAATTGGGTGGGGTGCCAACGTGAGCCATGCATGAACCACCCCCAATCTGTTCCATAACCTATGGCCATCTTTGCTTATGTCTAGAGGGAAGAGATACCATGTCTTCCCAGCTACACTCCTCTATACCCACTGTGGATAGCAACACATATGTGATTTCTTCTGACTTATATAAGAGGTGAGTCCCGAAGTCCCTTCTGCTCCCTCTACATGGGTTCTTCCTACGGGGATGCCAAACCCAGGTTCTATCATCAGGTGCCAGTGATTGTCATAGTCAAGATTCAAGGTCCCAAGGCCACCTCTGTCCCTTGTCCTTGCCCCCACCATGGTCCCATTCCAGCTCCACCAGACAACTACTCTGTAGAGCTGTTCATCACTACCCAGCCCTGGTAGCATCAAGGGAAGAGATGATCCTATAAGGTTCCAGTCTCATCACAGAagcagggcagggagagagatTTGCCAACCTGGAGCAAATGTTGAGGGCAGAGTAAGCAGACACAACCCAGATGTGGAGAACTCCAGGTTTCTGCtggtaggaggaaaaggagaaccCCACCCCTGGATGTAAAATTGGGACAGGGACAAGCCATACTAAGACCACACGGTCATAGAGGAGCCCTCATGGCTGGGCGGTCCTTGGAGAAGGCCCTGCGGGAGCTTCCAAGTAGGATGTGAGCCTTCAGTATCAGGCTGTGATGAGCTGGCTATTGACTTACCAGTGTTGGGGATGGGGCATCACGGGATTCAAAGACATGGGACCCTGATGGCTGTATCTTTCTCATAGGACACACTACATACTCCTGGCATTTCTGAAGGTGCCTGCCTTGCTCATCTTGGCTGGTGTTGTCCTCTGGCTGAAGAGGTCATCTCGGAAGATCCCCGAGGAACAGTGGAGACACACTCTCAGCAGCAATTTGGACTCTGAAATTCTGAACAAAGACATTACCCCTTAGACTGGAGCATAAGCAGAGCCTTCCCAGTCTGGACTCTCGTTCCAGAAACATCTTTAAGTCCTCAGTGGGTAGTGAGTAAGGCTGGTTCCCAGAGGGCTTGGCCAGGCATGATCTCCACTCTGCACACCATGGGGACCCCGCTCAGTACCCCCTCAGGTATCATCACACCTGCAGCACCAGAATCTCGCTCCTCCTATACATCCTCACCTGCCCTATCCACTCCACCTGCCACGGTCAGCCCGGGGTGAGAACCGCCAGAATGGAACCTAAGCTGCAGAAAGACAGCTGCATGTCCCTTGATGGAAAAGCTTGTGCAGAGTCTAAGACTAAAGCACAGGGAAACAGAAGGGACCCAGTGGTGTGGCTAGTCTATGCTATGACTCTGTCACAGAGAGCTCAGGGAGCGTGGAGCAGGCATCCaccctctgtctgtcctggacaATGAGGCCACCCCTAGCATGCACTTCTGAGGAACCTGACAGGCCCAGGGTCTGGAGTGAAGAGAACTCAGACATCCATGATTTCGCCACAGGAGCTGGGGCTGCATTTCCCAGGAGGTGTGTTTGCTCCAGGGTCGGAATCAGAAGGCCACACacgaggggagaggaggagggaaggagatggaaatttttaaatataaaaaaaataaaccatgagaaaaaaaaaaaaaaagaaggccacACACCCTTAAATAGAGCAGTGGCCTACACAGATGCATGGCATACTGGTTCTAACCAGAGGTTAGCCaggggagagaacagagagaggagagtagCAGAGAGAGCAAGGCAGGCAGTGAGAGCCGCGTGCCTCCCGACCTGGGTCCTCCCCATGACCTGCACTGCAACATCCGCTCTGCAGAGGAAGTCAGGGTTAGGGTAGCTCGTCAGAGTAACTACCAACAGCATGAGCCAGAAAGGCGGACACAGCAAGAATGGTCCCTTATCAAAGGGTTCTTCTGCGTTAACTGTggttggggaaaaataaaagcctGACATGCTTTTCCCATGAGGTTTCCAGTGCACAGTGCAGAGCCGGTATACACACTGCAAAGGCAACAGATCTCTAGAACATTCTCATCCCGCAAGACTCAGACTCTAAGCCCACTGCACacaactccccacccccaccaggccCTGGCTACCACCATTTCACGTTTTTCCCCCCCAATGAGTTTTGCTAATGTAGTTGAGTGGAATCATGAGGCATCTTTAGTCTGGGATTGCTTTATTCTAGTTAGCACCATGTCCTCAAGGATCAGCCACCTTCTAGCAGATGACAGAATTCTTTTATGTTCAATGCTGAATAATCTCCTACTGTGCGGATATACCACTCGTTTACTAGCAGTCCTTTTGGCTGTTATTAGCTCTTGGCGTTTGTGGACAATAAGCATGGGTGTGTTGGTATCACATTGAGATGCTGTCTTCCATTCTCTCAGGTCTGGGAGTGACGGTTAATCTTGATTATCGATCTTGCTGGGTTTAGAATCACCTGTGAGACACACCTCTGAGCTTTTCTATGAGGGAGCTTCCAaagaggtttaactgaggagggatGACCCACCCTTGATGTGGGCCTTCACCCTCCCGTAGCCTAGGGGctcagactgaataaaaacaaggaaagggaggaagtgagctgagcaccaatgggttcatctctctctcttcttcctgaggaTGAAGTGTGGCTAGGTAGCTCATCATTCGGCCTTTACAGCTAGATCTGCTCCTGCTGTCTCCAACATGATGGACTGTAGCCCTTAAAACCATAAGTCAAAATAAGCCCCGCCTTCCTTAAGTTCCTTCCATCAtggattttgtcacagcagtgaggcAAGTAACTAGTGTGCAGGCCCAAGAGTTCAATCACTAGGTCATGTGGCGATGGTCTCTATTTTGAATGATTTCTATAACATTTTCCACAATGGCTGCACTGTTTTATATTACCACCAACAGGATGTAAACATTCTAATTTCTCCATATCCTTCATCTACATCCATTGTTTTCTGTCTGTTATTTTTATCACAGCTATTCTCCAggtattttaatttatgttttcctGATAATTGGAGATGTTGGGCGTCTTGTTACATTTTTACTATTCAAGTCCTTTgcctatttaaaaaagaaaagaagggctggagagatggctcagaggttaagagcactgactgctcttccagaggtcctgagttcaattcccagcaaccacatggtggctctcaaccatctgtaatgagatctggcgccctcttctggcatgcaagcatacagggaaggaatgttgtatacgaaagaaagaaagaaagaaagaaagaaaagaaaagaaaagttcactgtaaaaactttaacttttgCTGGGTGgccgtggcacacacctttaatcccagcactcgggaggcagaggcagaaggatctctgtgagttcaaggccagcctggtctacaagagttagttccaagacaggctccaaagctacatagaaaccttgtctcaaaaaaccaaagcaaaacaaaaacaaacaaacaaaacctttaacttttattctttagTTATATGCAGAGGCTAtaagacatcagattccctgggactagagtgACAGGTGGCAGCGAGCCACAtgatgtaggtgttgggaatcctacttgggtcctctgtaagggcaGTGGGTtttattaactgctgagctgtttctccagctcctttttgTCCACTTTTTAGTCCgattgtttatatatacatattccagATATACTATCTCTTCAAAGATATtattttcaaacatcctttcccATTCTATGACTATTCTTACACTTTATTGAGAGTCTAGCTCTTTGACAGATAATGGATAATTTATGGCAGGGGAAAACATGACTTAAAACAAGCTGGCTACAAAAAGTAGGTAGAGAATTTCACTTTTTATAAAAAGATTATagtggccaggtgtggtggctcacacctttaatcccaacactcaggaagcagaggcaggctctgtaaattcaaagccagtctggtctatagagtgagttccaaaacagcaaagtctacacagagaaaccttgttttgaaaagatcagaaaaatgaagaaaagaaaaaagattaaaccatatacacatacatataaaatggacCATCACATACCAAACTATcaacattatttttgttatgtGAATAAATAGTCTTCCCTTCACTTTTATGGATTTGTTTATTCTCACacttcccaggctggccttgaacttgctgtgtagctgagaatgaccttgaactcatgccTCCACTTCAAAacttctggaattacagatatgtaccTTCACATgcagttttatgtggtgctgggggtccACCCAGGCAATCACCCTACCGACTAAGCTACATTCCAACCTGTTTCCCAATTAATTccacttttaaaatctgtttttctttttgataagttcacacacacacacacacacatgtaccgtCACATCTGGCCCCACCACCCGCTCTCATCCTCATCGCAATCTCGCTAACCCTCATTTTCTCAGCCAGTCTCCCTCCTTTCATGTCACAGGTGCTGTGTGTTCACAAGTGCACCACgcccagaggacagcatttcacagcacccCTCCCATCCTTCGACACTCTTTCCACCGGCTGTTgtggatattactttaactatgtaaagactgttacatttgtttatgctgtgaaatattactttaactgtgtaaaggtctgttgcatttgtttaactgtgtaaagatgtgttacatttgtttcagcTCGCCTGCCTAAGGTGCCTGACCGGGTCTAcaaaaaagctgaacagtcaatcgCTAGGCAGTAGAGAGGTAGGTGggactggtaggcagagagaataaggggAGGAATCTTAACTCCAGAgggaagagaacaagggagaagagagagctgCCTGAGGCCAGCCAGACaaccaccagccagccagacacggaggaaggaggaagcaggaaagtaggacatacagaatgagagaaaggtgaaaagtcccaaggcaaaatgtagttaaagagaaacaggttaaaataagctataagagctagtgggacaagcctaaactaaggctgagcCCATTcgtaagtaataataagtctccatgtcatgatttgggggccgATGGGctgagaaagcctgctacaaagCATTCTTCTTCAGTGCTCCCTGGGCCTTGCAGAGGGTGATTCCAATGTCATGAATGAGCACCCACAGTCACTTATCCTCAGCCCTTTGACCAGTTAGAAGTTTCTTCTTCTCTGGCTATGGCCAAGACCAGCACTAATCTACAGATATGATCACAAATATCCAGAAAGCAGTTTGATTATGTGTCTGCTTGGCAAAATATCAGAGTGTTTTTGACCAAGTTTACAGTACGTAGATTTTACTCCATCCCATGGAGAGGCTTCAAATTCAAGCAGAAGGAGCTTGTTTGCCCACCAAAcagccactattgcaccagtgagtCCATCTTGCCTTGAAGATTACTGTTGTAATATTTAGGGTCCAGATTTGGGTAAGACCACTGACCTTACACTTGGTAAGGCTCCCCCAAAATGCCTACATGGCACTTTCCTGCTCTATTAGCTTCCAAGGAGAAGCTCCCAGCTCAATTCCAGAGTAGTTCCTCTGTGTCCTGTAACCACATTGTGTGATATCTTTGGCAATAAcgtaaactatatatatattttaatattattttgtgtgtatgaggtttttttgtttgcatgtatgtgccacatgcatgtctggtgccacAGAAGCAAAAAGCAGGCACcatatcccctagaactggaattgcagatggttgtgagcagccatatagatgctgggaactgaacccaggtcccctgcaagagcagccagtgctcttaaccactgaaccatcttgctgacccctaattatattttaaacactgtcattttgctcttgtttctacTTTGCTCATAGGTAGGCAGTTTTGAACCCACCACAATAGGGCCTTACATTTAGCTCCCTCCTTGAAAAGTCTCggctatggggctggagagatggctcagtggttaagagtactgactgctcttccagaggatccaggttcaattcccagcacccacagggcagctcacaactctcacaactgtctgaagatccagttgcaggggatctgacaccttcacacaaatgcacatcaaataaagttaaataaaccataaaaatatttttaaaagaaagaaagaaaagaaaagaaaagagaaagaaagaaagaaagaaagaaagaaagaaagaaagaaagaaagaaagaaagaagagtctcGGCTATCCCTTCATCCACGGATCATCCCAGCCCTTGCCTCCTTGTTCAGGCGTTCATCTCAGGGCATCCCCACTTCCTCCACGCTCTCACCGTTAGCTACCCAGGACCTTAAGCTGGTTTATTTGGCCTGTGTGGGTGGTGGTGCAAgttccttcctgttttctgccTGCCGCCTCATCATTATCTTCACCCTAACACTggttcttcctgcttcccagggAGAACATTGCATGCAGTCATCACACTCAGCCCCAATGACTTCCAAGGAAGAAATGAGCCGTCTCTTCTAGAAGATTCCAAAAGACCCTCTTCCCACACCTCCCTTGAAATTCCATGGTCTGATCCAGACTCATGGGAGCACCCTTAAACCAATCAATGACAAGATGATTGGGAACACCTTGCACCTGGGGTAT containing:
- the Cd300lb gene encoding CMRF35-like molecule 7, whose translation is MWLSPALLLLSFPGCFAIQGPAWVRGPEKGSVTIQCLYSSRWQAYNKWWCRGANWKTCRVLIRTTGSEKERKSGRLSIRDNWKENVLLVTMEMLRQNDTDTYWCGIEKFGTDRGTRVKVTVYPEGRDTMSSQLHSSIPTVDSNTYVISSDLYKRTHYILLAFLKVPALLILAGVVLWLKRSSRKIPEEQWRHTLSSNLDSEILNKDITP